A window of Solanum stenotomum isolate F172 chromosome 3, ASM1918654v1, whole genome shotgun sequence contains these coding sequences:
- the LOC125858715 gene encoding miraculin-like: MKSINILSFLLLSTTLSLVAFSHEFSISDNNGNIVFPPVLDMDGEYLKIDEEYSIISTLDGGGSVYLADIDNRTECPNDVLLDSSGDFDHSTPVLFYTMQLGSQFVYEDQDVSIMFSTSSTTKSCFNETVWQAGDYMLGPPPRFVITGGTLGIPGPNTLKNWFKIEKYETGRPHSYKLRYCPSKYICPTCNFDCADVGLYEDKGYTRLALNNKPYPFRFSKVNKNDA; encoded by the coding sequence ATGAAGTCGATTAATATATTGAGTTTCCTGTTGCTTTCAACTACCCTCTCTTTGGTTGCCTTTTCTCATGAATTTTCCATTTCTGATAATAATGGGAATATTGTATTCCCTCCCGTGCTGGACATGGACGGCGAATATCTCAAGATAGACGAGGAGTACTCCATTATCAGTACTCTCGATGGCGGTGGAAGCGTATACTTAGCTGATATTGATAACCGTACCGAATGCCCAAATGACGTTTTGCTTGACAGTTCTGGTGATTTTGATCACAGCACACCCGTGTTGTTTTATACTATGCAACTTGGAAGTCAATTCGTTTATGAAGACCAAGATGTTAGTATAATGTTCTCAACTTCTTCTACAACTAAGTCATGTTTTAACGAAACTGTTTGGCAAGCTGGTGATTACATGCTAGGGCCACCACCTAGGTTTGTTATAACTGGTGGTACCTTAGGAATTCCAGGACCTAATACCTTAAAGAACTGgttcaaaattgagaaatatgagACGGGGAGACCTCATTCTTACAAGTTAAGGTATTGTCCTAGTAAATATATTTGTCCAACATGTAACTTTGATTGTGCAGATGTCGGATTGTACGAAGATAAGGGATACACCCGTCTGGCTCTCAATAACAAGCCTTATCCCTTTCGCTTTAGCAAAGTAAACAAGAATGATGCATAG
- the LOC125858641 gene encoding cysteine protease inhibitor 1-like codes for MKSINILSFLVLSSTLSLVAFAQSFSSENPIVLPTTSHDDDNLVLPEVYDDKGHPLRIGEKYIIENPLIGAGAVYLDNIGNLTCPNAVLQHISTPPFLGEGTPVKFVRKPDDGDVVRVMTVVYIKFFPKITSLLCVNETVWKVNDEALVVTGGNVGNENDIFKIMETDLVTPEGSKEYRLLHCPAHLGCKNIDVNFKDGYPRLTIVDDDKKFTPFVFIKA; via the coding sequence ATGAAGTCGATTAATATTTTGAGTTTCCTCGTGCTTTCAAGTACCCTCTCTTTGGTTGCCTTTGCTCAATCTTTCAGTTCTGAGAATCCAATTGTCCTCCCCACAACTAGTCATGATGATGATAATCTTGTACTCCCTGAAGTTTATGACGACAAAGGCCATCCGCTGAGGATTGGTGAGAAATACATTATTGAGAATCCTCTCATCGGGGCCGGAGCCGTATACTTGGACAATATTGGAAACCTTACATGCCCAAACGCCGTGTTGCAGCACATATCGACTCCACCATTTTTGGGAGAAGGCACGCCCGTCAAGTTCGTTCGTAAGCCGGATGATGGTGATGTGGTGCGTGTAATGACTGTTGTTTATATCAAATTCTTTCCTAAAATAACAAGCTTATTGTGTGTTAACGAAACTGTTTGGAAAGTTAATGATGAAGCGTTGGTGGTAACTGGTGGTAACGTAGGAAATGAAAATGACATCTTCAAGATTATGGAAACTGACTTGGTGACACCAGAAGGTTCCAAAGAATACAGGTTACTGCATTGTCCCGCTCATCTTGGGTGCAAAAATATCGACGTCAACTTTAAAGATGGATATCCTCGTCTGACGATTGTCGATGACGATAAGAAATTTACTCCATTTGTGTTCATCAAGGCGTAG